In one Pseudomonas fitomaticsae genomic region, the following are encoded:
- the fdx gene encoding ISC system 2Fe-2S type ferredoxin: MPQVIFLPHEKFCPEGMVVDAAPGTSILELAHEHHIEMESACGGVCACTTCHCIIREGFDSLEEADELEEDFLDRAWGLEAQSRLACQAIVGEEDITVEIPKYSLNHAAEAPH; encoded by the coding sequence ATGCCGCAGGTCATTTTTCTGCCCCACGAGAAGTTCTGCCCTGAAGGCATGGTTGTCGACGCTGCGCCTGGCACGTCGATCCTCGAACTGGCTCACGAACACCACATCGAGATGGAAAGCGCCTGCGGCGGCGTCTGCGCCTGCACCACTTGTCACTGCATCATCCGCGAGGGTTTCGACTCGCTGGAAGAAGCTGACGAGTTGGAGGAAGATTTCCTTGATCGTGCCTGGGGTCTGGAAGCCCAGTCGCGCCTGGCTTGTCAGGCGATCGTCGGTGAAGAAGACATCACCGTCGAAATTCCGAAATATTCGCTTAACCATGCGGCCGAAGCGCCGCACTGA